Genomic window (Myxocyprinus asiaticus isolate MX2 ecotype Aquarium Trade chromosome 26, UBuf_Myxa_2, whole genome shotgun sequence):
acacacatatatatattaaatagaaGGCACTAGACAGTTTATACTGTCCAGTATGCAGAAAGCAGTTCCATTCTCACAGGATCTATAGACTCACACTATCTGTTAATGTGTTCAAGTCACAAGATAACAGACAGCTTaatttgtgtacagtatgtgtgtgtattttatgggCTTGGGAGAGATCCAATTCCCATTGGGAACCAGTCAAACCAGATCACTGGTGCAAATACAGAATtacagagtgtttgtgtgtgttttcatgtgtATATTTCAGATATCCTAAGGGCTGTTCGTTTATGAATGATCTGGAAAACCTGATCTTTCTCCCATACAATCCCAAACTCTCTCTCTGACCATTAGACACATGAACAATGAACATTAGTTGGGACAATTCACATGGACAGTGACGAACACAAACCAATGTAAGACGATCAATACAAGGTAACCAACATTGTATTATAGCTATGTACTATTCTATTGCAGTATGATTGCAGTGTAGTtacttaaaatataattattccaGTCTGCCGTGCTGAAGAAATGACCTTCCTTTATGAATCAACAGAGGTGATTGCATGTGAAATGGATTGTGTGAATGATTCAGAATCGTTTGTTTTACCTCAGCAATGGTACCTCAACAATGCTGTTAGCCAAAGCACATGCGCTAACCAGGTGTGACACGATAAGTCATTTGCCTGAGAAAATGCTGTGCAAAGCGACACAATCGCAGCTATTCAGAACATACTTGATGTTTAATAAAAAACTATTTACACTATACGcgatgtttaaaattagtttgttgaggAAAAGAAATAAAGAACGTCACTGTCTAAACTACGTCATCATGgcgacaaagttgtaaaattggatataactgcacagaaaaggttagtaagcgattttatcacactacaatcatgttaacatgcatattgtttatgtattggccccatttacttccattgtaagtgcctcactgttacccagattttttttaaaataatttagatttttttttaacgagGGACGTCTCTAAATGATTTTTTGTTCAATCAAAATTATGCcgataaatgctgtcaattgagcttaacttgtattaaacccagaatattcctttaaaaatgcctgtattgtattgatttgaaattctgtttgttgattggttggtttaaAAGTCGAACCTTTTCATACAAGCCAAGTCGTACAATGTTGTACAAAGAGTTTTTCATGAGACTGTTAACAAACtgcttttttggtgtttttttacaACTGTATGCGTGACATTTAAAAATTCGTTTGTTGaggaaaattaataaataaagaacGTCACTACGTCTAAACTGTTCATGCATAGTTCATCCAATCATCAACACTCCTCAACTAGtcgagttctcctaggtcaagaatttcagggatatACGCAAACAGGAAAAATGTCAACAAACAAACACCTTTGTAGAACAAAAATATCACTgcatttcatcataatttttaggtgaaataaaaGAAGACTGTTCGCCCTGCAACAAAGTTCTCACAGTGTCTCACAGTTGTGCAGTGTGACACAACGGACTGCGAAGGCTAGATGACGTAATCATCAACGCTGTTATTCGAGACGATAGAGATGTGTATCGTATAATCTGACATAATGTTGCACAGTGTGTCATGGCTTTTAGATCTCACTGAGATCATATCATATACAGTCTGGCAAGCAACAATtgtaaaggactgtaaaaatcatACAGTGTGCACCCAGCTTAAGATGTAAAATGTGTGTGGTTTGCTAAGTATAGTCACTTGTTGAAAGGCAACGTGGCCAGTGTTCACAGTTGGCTCTGAATAATCATGTATGTGCATGGTCCACTGCCCAGTCCAATCACAGCCCAGTCTGAAGTTTGATTGACACATTCTAGTCCTATTCAGTTGTGTCTTAAAAAAGGAAGTCTCTAATTTTAAGTGCTAAATGGAACATATAATATGGATTTTTGCAGTCTTGTGACCTTTGCTTCCATGTGTCCGATAAGTCCACGAGACCGTAGAGTGTCCCATTtgtcattttattgtttaaaatttctTTGTGGCCACTGTTCACCCTTGATGCCCCTTTTTGGGAAGACTGTAACATTATGTCACACAAGTGTGGACTCGAAGAAGGACCACAAAGGGCTAAGGCTGTATTTGGGACAGGATCGACGTGCCTGCGTGTCTTCcgtgtgtgtgcgtcagtgtgtGAGCCTAGCGATGAGGTCATCGATCGGAGCAGTCTCTGCTGGGTCCAGTAATCTGAATGTGTGACTGAAGGTGATGAAGTGTGTGAACAGTGTGTTTAGGTGGGGGTGTAACTCCACGACGATGGCATCTTGGTAGTGTGCACTGAACAGGTGAGCCAGAGTACGGAAGAGCATGACAAAGACCTTCTGAATCAGGAACATGAATCCAGGAGGGAATGAAGAATCtagacagatacacacacacacacacacacacacacacacacacacacaggtttactTGTAATCTCCAGCATATAAGTATAATCACTATATACTAACCGTAATCCAAATccaacacatatatacagtatattcgggTATATTCGGGTTTCAATTAACTTGTTAAACTCTGAAAAATTGcgggtggcagcccaaaaatacaAAATGTGGACTAAATGCAAagaattggtctcatttttttcagttctggtaaatctcactttgaaaagtcttattttgttCCAGCaagtactaaaacattttttttctctatcacattatacagatctgaaatgtaggtggcgctccaATGCATttcagccctcacagatgtgctcgtccatagacattcagtttaattttcagtttatgcaccaccctcatcgtttcattgaatatatcgacctctgagtggactagaagctcagtgtaggtgtcattagaaagatgAGATCTTTGCgataatatataacattttatcaaatagtggaaaaaatattttgatgattGGTTTAGCATGcatttcctgctggatggcatattttgttctggacatctaagatataacattggattattcagccaagcaagctcacagacaagtaaaaaatggctaataTTTTAgacaactgcctaaggtaaaagtcaatataatgtttttaggtatttggggcttacagcagcaataaTCGGTGCATAAAGAGACGTATCTTTTGAAACTTTTTCCAAACTGTGGTATTAAGGCAACAACATAAACTGTACATTCACATTCCTGAGACCAAgggctttcatttgatatataacttgtccatttaagtgccaTGTCAAAGACTTTTATATTAAAACTAATATTTCTATCCCATTatctctagggggcgctaatttgcgaCACAAATGTTATCAGGCCTTACTGTGTTATTTTGTgttacataaatgcaaaagtgatggtattctctgaaaagttcagactCTAAGCTTTCAAGCAATATCTCATTTGCCTATGTATACggggactttaacattttaagtgagaaaaaaaaaatcgcaatGTAGAGTTtataagatcaatcgacagcatttcaaaattacagtgaggcacttacaatggaagtgaatggggccaatttttggagggtttaaaggcagacatatgaagcttattttatacaagcacttgcattaattcttctgttaaaatgcgtgtattatttaaattgtcggTTTTTTTATCGTGgtttcatggcaacgaagttgtaaaattggatgtaacttacacaaaaaatgttagtaagtgattttatcacatttaaattatgttaacatgcatattgttaatgtcttgtggctatacttttgaaacagtgagtattttaatgtttttggattgacaccattcacttccattgtaagtgcctcactggaacccatatttttgcttttttttttttttgcgaaaagaagggacgagtcaaaagtattattttaattttttttaaaatcatcattattccacaaatgctgtcgattgaacttaatttgtatttaacccgaaatattcctttaaaaaacagaATTCACTTGATTTATTCGTTATTcgtttatttattcaatttatttattttctaacagAATGCTCCTGAATGTCCCCAAAATGATGTTTTGTTAGATTTAGCACTATTGGGTtacaataatgcttttaaaaaacagAGGCAGCAAAAACATGATTGTATTgctcaataatttaatttaattacatttttacatgaaattataaaatataacttAATAATTTACAGGGATGAAAACTACTCGCCTTTCAGCTAGTCAcctttttttttaagctaattgGCCCAAACTGTTTGGTAAAATTTTCTTCTGAACAACTGATGTGCCGTCACAGCTGTGTGTATACtatatgatattttaaaatggCTTTGAATGGGGCTCATTCAGTCAGAATCTAGAGTAGGAACTATTTAAGCTTCATCACCATTTCATTTATCACCATCCTGAATCCCTTTGAGTAAGGGTTCATTTCTGAATGCGCTTAAactcagtttttgcttttttaaattgtaGAAAGTTTAAGTGTCATACATGCCCTGGTGGGAAACACACGTTCATCTGCAAGCAACTCCTGAATGTAGGACATGGCGTAATCAATATAGAGTGGAGCTGAACACTTCAGTTTCTTCCCCTGTTCATCCGTCCATTCATAcagactgaaaacacacaaacatataaacaCATCCAAACTTCATGACTCATTCTGAATGTATCCCACACACAATACTATAATTTTACTGCAAAATAATATAGTTACAGCAATGCTACTTCTGTAAAACTGTGTTAAGTTGGTATTACCAATgtcagtaaaaaataataataataataataattaaagctgcaagcagcaatgcggattcctcctcaaaactgcaaattatgtaaaaattgacatggtagagacGTGTacttcacacatgcacacaacatttcattaatttgttattaaactttgcaagagtcttcatatgaactggtgattgaattaaagtatcggttttatgactagcggatttgtaaagcattattttagcgttagcgataaataatagtaactgtaattctgtcatcttttgacatatcaaggtgacattttgcacagtacttcagagtgatgtcatcttgaagccggttaggttggaaaaaacattagtcaaaatggcattagattttttggacatatggatattgagacaatgtggacatttacataaatgtgcacctttcagccattttgtattgtattcatttttgctaaatatcaaattgaaagacatgtattCTACACATACATATCGAGTTTCAAGTCAtttggagctatggttcaggaggagtagatctttgtaattttggacaaatttgtattgtacaggaaaatccatcatggtggactttatgggttctagaggcttttttgttcctcatgagtaatgaggcatatataccaggtttcagaagTTTTTgacttatggggtggaaatggacaaattggggcgtggcctgtagcgccaACTATTGGCtcacgtgggccatttttggtgtggtagttactcgtggcctgtagtatcaatgtgccaaatttcaaaactttttaccaagaagatcttgagttattggacaatttagagctacaggaataataataagaagaagaatactaacaaaaacaataaaaactcctaccggaggaatcctaataattGAAAAGTCTTTTGGAAGAAACTGTGGTCATTTTGTATgggtaaaacaaaaatacatccacatatacacaaacaaatggTCAGCAATTTAATTCTATTTAACTAAACAAAATCTCAGAAGATCCATTTAAATTGATTATGATTGTAAAGTCACAATTATTGCAATGACTGGTATTTTGGTGGAATCTATGGTTACAATGGTAAGATTTTGGCTACTCACAGTACATAGAGTTtctaatattttttgcatttgaaTGCTTATATTTGAGTGATTAATTTTGTCTCTTGTAACCAGCTgaaattaagtgtgtgtgtgttttctcacaGGTTTCCTGAGCTTTTGGCTGTCGGACATGCTGTTGTTGAGCAAAAATCAGATAGAGCACTGAAGAGGAGAGTCACATGCTGGAAGAACGCAGCAGCTGGAGGAGATggtgagacagagagtgaacaCCATTTTAACAGTTGTGTATGGTTGCATGTTTATGCGCTCGTGTAAATGCCAGTCAGACAGGAAGAGTCTGGGCGagaagtgggcggttcttggccaaaataagctgcaaagtggttCAGACTTTATGCtcatagtcaaaagtctggttaTGCGAGACTAGTCTAGCACACTCTTAGCATTCCTTTTGCGTAACTGAACATTGTACctactgtatatgaaatatttaagaaaattcCCTATAGTATGTGACTAGCCCTGAATTGCTCTCATTTAGACACTCGGCACGTTTGCGAGTGtggtaatttttttatatgtttgtaaaTACACAGTGTTCAGTTGTAAAATGGCATTCATCTAATGCAGAAAAcacatgaaaatattaaaaagacaaatataaaagCACATTTAGAGACTAATTAAACATACTCAAAAGTACAATCATCAAGTCTCAATAACAGCTCTACTATTATTAAAAGTCTGATACCAAATGGAATGGTGGAATTTGCAAAACGTTTAATTACAGTTCAGTTATTTTACTTCTGAAGAAGCCCTCCGGTTTTTTCACCCCAGGTTGTTGGAAGAAGATTGTGAAATGGATGATTCTTCTGCGATATTTCTGTGATTAATTTCACAGTGGCTTGCTCTCTTCGAAGATGCAAATCAGGTAGATGTATTGAGGTGTTCGTGGTTCTCTCAGTTATTTTTTGTGCTCCCTTCTGTACCCTTTCAAAGGCAGTCACTTGCTTTTTTGTGCAACCTACTGAGAGCACATTTACATACTCAAGACAATATATACTGACATGGTCATCAGCAGAGGCTTCATGCTAAGCATGTCCTTATTTCAACAGACTTTTTGCCATTGAGAAGCATACTGTATTATTATCTCCAGAGCATGTGCCTCCATTTCCATTTTTGTATCACTTCCAATGTCTTTTAACTTAATAGCTCGAGATATCCCAATATCATCAGCGTAGACTGTAACCAGCATATCATTTAAAATCACCTTACGAGTTGACATgtgaagtcaagtcaaatttatctgtatagcgcttttcataacaggtgttgtttcaaagcagctgtacatcaaattatgctataacagaaaatggattaatataatgccagtattggTTATtaatgtttagaactattagtagTCAAAATTAGTAAACCAAgttaagtgttgtgggtcagtgGTTAAACAAAAAAAGTCCTTGAGGTCATCCCGaattttggccgatgaaggcttttgttagtagTTAATTCGTTTTCTATGGAGTtcaagagagtgttgtccctcctttgaccaagttgatataggtatcattcagcttatggcaggtaattttggtgaactccatcctgagcccatacTTCAGACAGTgtctcatgaagaatcccatgtctttgagtttgcatcagttcatcctctatgaagtctgtcttagtagactgaagtgaaatgTGGCTGGAAAAGGTATGGTGAAACAACTCTACCTTGGGGCACCCCTGATGTCACAGCTTTCCATGAAATGCATTTGCCATTTGCAACCACTCTTTGCCATCTTCCTGTTGTGTAACTGTGCAACCAAGTCATCAGCTGTGGGCAGAGGTTGTGTTGTTAAATGctgaaatagctttgtgtgatcaAATGTTTTTGACGTGTCATCAGGACCACTTGCTTTATTTGCCTTTACTCGCCTCTAGTCTTAAAAAGGCTTGTTTAATCTGTCCAATATTGCATAATTCATCCATTTTTAATGATTTAGGCAAAGGAAAGATTGTACATGTGTTGTCGCTTGTCCAGGCCTCCGCAAAGTAATTATTTAAAACGTCTGCCACATGATCAAGTTTCATCCCAGCTCTATTGGTTTTGATAGTCCAAGCTCGTTGTTGATGTGATCCCACCACTGTTTTTGATTTGTGTTTTTCAAGCTATGGATTGTATTTGTGTAATACATCTTCATAAGCCACTGGACAGTATTTTGTGCCTTTTTCCATTTTTCAGTTTTCCcgtgtttttaaaacattttctattGTCTTTTTATGGCTAtttagatttgtgtgtgtgtgtgtgtgtgtgtgtgtgtgtgtgtgtttgaagactCACTGTTTGTTGCTATCCACTCCTGCTGGTCAAGGCCGTGTGGATGTGCAGAGAGGGTCAGAAGGTCAACGTCAGTGATGTGTCTAGACAGAATGTGATCTTGCAGGTAAGGTTTGACCTCAGCGGACACGATCATATGTAGactgttattttttctgttacTCACAAACAAACAGTTATTGTTATGTATTAAATCTgacatatttgaaatatttaaaagtaatatacagtacataaatatatatatactgtatatatacatataatattcaaatattctaattttattaagaaatatattagaatgaattaaaatgtaattataatagtAACTGATagaaattattacatatttaagtgatatatatatatatatatatatatatatatatatatatatatatatatatatatatatatatatataaatctaaattatatatatatgcaatcatccatgagattatctaatcagccaatcgtgtggcagcagtgcataaaatcatgcagatacgggtcaggagcttaaggtaatgttcacatcaaccatcagaatggggaaaaatttgatctcagtgatttggaccgtggcatgattgttggtgccagacaggctggtttgagtatttctgtaactgctgatctcctgggattttcacgcacaacagtcaacAAGCCGTTTCCgactgcagaactgccgcttgctGGATGTtgttttgcaccattctctttacatgctagagactgttgtgtgtgaaaatcccaggagatcagcagctacagaaatactcaaaccagcccatctggcaccaacaatcatgccacgcttcaaatcactgagatcacatttttccccattctgatggttgatgtgaacagtaactgaagctcctgacccgtatctgcatgatgttatgcactgcactgctgccacacgattggctgattagataatctcatatatatatagatgtacaggtgtacctaataaagtggctggtgagtgtatactgtatgtatgtgtgtgtatatatatatatatatatgtgtgtgtgtgtgtgtgtgtgtgtgtgtgtgtgtgtttttatatacagtatatatatatatatatgggtgtgtgtgtgtgtgtgtgtgtatttatatacagtatatatatatatatatatatatatatatatatatatatatatatatatatatatatatatatgggtgtgggtgtgtgtgtgtgtgtatttatatacagtatagatttatatatatataaattaaaatttaatacaaaataaaaaataaaaaaattattttagttacaAATGGATTAGTGTGAACTTGCAGAATCCTCTAAAAATCCTCTAAGAATCAAAGAATGtcctacttggaaaaactgaaatGAACATTTgtactttgtttttatttatttactttcataTAGTAATTTCAGTTTTATCCATTTGGGTCCCTTAATATTGGTTCAAAATTATGAtagttaatataataataatattaaattctattatcattccctttttttttttggacaattgTGTATTGCTAATTGACATGGCATTTGTTTCTCAATTAGCAATggttcttttcattttttatttatttatttatttactattttaatcacctttttgccttcactagtgcATTTTAAATGGTGttacaaattaattttgaaaagAACAAATACACGATGTAGTCTCTATATTAATTAGGTCATAAAagttgcatgcataataattataaaagaatgagCAATATGCACCTTTAAgttgttttagatggagtattgCATCTCACTGCTTATAGACAAACCTGGCAGCCTGGCCGAATAATAATGTgtctttcatgaaaaatacctttgtcctaaaAACACATTGAACCCTTttggtaaaaatctgccttcattatatagttgactcTTGCCCTAATGTATGCCAGTTTGGTTTGATTATGTTCGCTTGTTTATACAAGagttataacaaaaatatgataatagtGAACATTTACTGTAGAGGaatgaattcagaaaaaatattataatttaagagggttttgaactaggtgtttgaaacgaACTAATACCTCGGGtagaaaaaacacatttgcacaaCTGGACTTTTGTCTCCACATTGTTACTGAGATTTAGTCCTTGACAACTTccccgtgtgacaactagccccggttttCCCTATATAAAAGGAGATTTTGCAAGATACAGCAGTGTGCAGGACTCTACGGAgttatagtgtcaaatttcaatgATTTCTCTCTGTTGTGGTACGGCTGTCTGCTAGTTAACTTGCGTTTCAAATAGTTCTGCTGTGGCACACATAGCAAACAGTttaagagcacacacacacacacacacacacacacatacattgttGTAGTTTAGTTTGCTATGTGTGCACATGGGGTTGGTCATTTAAAATTGCGATTGTACTGTATACAGAAGGGACACTGTGTTTGTGCACGTGTTTTCCACCAGCATTAGCAAACAAATGAGCACAATATCCTGGAAAGACAGCAGTTTCCAACATAGACGGTCCTAATTTTCGTGGATGCAGATGAGTAAAGCCACACACGTGGACGAAACACACTGACCTAGAGTGTGTTTACAGAGAGTGAGGAATCTGAAAACAGGAGCGGCAAGCTCCAAATTCAATCTAGAAATAACtgatagtgtgtttgtgtgtggtgggtGCTTTGAGACGATGACCTTGCCCTAAATGATTAAAACACCCTCTGTGATGTGGCGTATTTGTCTTTTGTATAAAGGTATTTGAACACCAATCTGTATGAATGTCATTTTGCATTAGATAACTTTGGCCGTTACTGATCTAAGCATCCTCCACAATATgttgcagacaaaacactgtcAGTGCTCGAGTTTGCAGAAAATCCACCTGTAATTGTAAAGATGAGATTATCATCACGTCACATGAATGAATCTAAACCAACCCGTCTGAGATGAGAGTTCCTCAGGCATCACCTCCAGCACATCTCATCACATTATTAAAGTGTGTTCATGATGCCTTCAATGGACTTTTGAAGAGATGCACAGTGACAGTTATATTCTTTTCCATTAATCTGTCATTAATAAAGCTTACTCTTTCCTGAGCAGGTATAATATACAGCCCAAACAATAAATACAGTTCAAAGTCTTGTTCAAATTGTATAAGCTTACATGGTATATTCTGCAATCTTTTCTACATTAACTTGGATAAGCATATTTTACTCAATATTAGTCTTCTTatctgatcatatttcttggatTGTCTCCTGTTCTTTCACAATTCATACTGAATAAATAGTTTTGGGATGACAATGACAATTGTTTGAATATTTCGTTGTTAAAAGTTAATTTgctgtttaggtttttttttttttttttttttcagtttaatttagttttgtgttctgcatattttttagtttagattttttctgtttattttagttagtttttttgttttagtttttagttttcagcttagattttgtttttaatttttagtttggttttagtttagtttatttttatttatttttttgtttaatttcagtttagtttagatttgttttttgttttttttttgttgttttttttttagattttagttttttagtttttttcagttcagttttagtttagtttttatttttgttttagttttcagGTTAGTTGAGTTTAGTTAGGTTTTATAGTTTtctatttagttttttgttttagttttcagtttagtttagttgttttttagttttcgtttagtttttttttgttttattttctgttctgtttagttttgattttgttttcagtctactttttaattttttgtttaatttcagtttagtttagatttatttatttttttgtttagtttagattttagtttttttcagtttagttttagttttagtttagttttttattaagtttaagttTGTAGTTAAATTTGTttagtttatttagtttttagtttagttttgttttcagattagttttagttacattttttgttttagttttcagGTTAGTTGAGTTTAGTTAGATTTTATAGTTTTCTATTTAGtttagattttagtttttttttcagtttagttttagttttagtttagttttttattaagtttaagttCGTAGTTTAATTTGTTTAGTATTGTTTTTAGCATTCTGTTCAGTTTTTAGTTTTCTGTTTAGTTTAGGTTTAGT
Coding sequences:
- the LOC127416666 gene encoding MOB kinase activator 2-like isoform X2; amino-acid sequence: MGGCQSYSSSDEEDVNTLKANHNNISLFKIKNNSLHMIVSAEVKPYLQDHILSRHITDVDLLTLSAHPHGLDQQEWIATNTAAFFQHVTLLFSALSDFCSTTACPTAKSSGNLLYEWTDEQGKKLKCSAPLYIDYAMSYIQELLADERVFPTRAYSSFPPGFMFLIQKVFVMLFRTLAHLFSAHYQDAIVVELHPHLNTLFTHFITFSHTFRLLDPAETAPIDDLIARLTH
- the LOC127416666 gene encoding MOB kinase activator 2-like isoform X1, which encodes MGGCQSYSSSDEEDVNTLKANHNNISLFKIKNNSLHMIVSAEVKPYLQDHILSRHITDVDLLTLSAHPHGLDQQEWIATNTDDLVAQLHNRKMAKSGCKWQMHFMESCDIRGAPSLYEWTDEQGKKLKCSAPLYIDYAMSYIQELLADERVFPTRAYSSFPPGFMFLIQKVFVMLFRTLAHLFSAHYQDAIVVELHPHLNTLFTHFITFSHTFRLLDPAETAPIDDLIARLTH